A section of the Novipirellula caenicola genome encodes:
- a CDS encoding DUF1553 domain-containing protein, with protein MLRTALFTLLSGLSVVLAAPGLSAKELDFNRDIRPILSDKCYFCHGPDANTREAGLRLDSRDQAIDVIESGDLVDRITSDDPDMLMPPPGSKIELTEQEKATIQIWIEQGAAYDRHWAFELLPDAVDVPEVAEAGWCRETLDRFVLARLESEHMAPSPEATPLRWLRRVTFDLTGLPPTAEQITDFQAALQTSGEQAYEDASESLLNSPAFGEHMAVAWLDAARYADSYGYQSDKLNTQWPYRDWVVQAFNENLPYDQFLTWQIAGDLLENPTRQQRVATAFNRIHRLNNEGGAVFEEWRIENVADRVHTFGTAVLGLTMECCRCHDHKYDPIPMRDYYSMSAFFNSIDESGVYDRTEKVPCPSLLLPTDEQQLAFEATKRNLAEAEQAYQRSLAEARSRWESWMPESIERLQIPDLRLALSFDRDFDNSLKTIYHPSQLDRAWTTMPELVEVHDAPVARLDPHLAADTQDTKTPPPRRALKLDGERGVTTHGITPFDRWLPMSVIVTMRETKRSPLRSLIAHHTRGTDCGYNGWDLTIENGHLESRMARVWPGNAISVRTVDPIPQDVWHQVTATYDGSSTAAGLKLYLNGQPLQTTIVRDRLKKSCNVIVDHGGEFVVGQRFRARGLDGGLIDDVRIYDRALTELEMQTLAGQNDKTDRDKPSFQYYASAIDEATRAAMQSLTDARKAFVMAEEVMNEIPIMEETDEPRAAYVLARGEYDAPQTDETRVTRETLSGIPLAFPEHAPRNRLGLARWVTDPKHPLTARVAVNRLWGNFFTAPLVRTPENFGSQGDLPTHPKLLDWLARDFIEHGWDVKRFCKNIVLSATYRQDSAAAPVQIEADPTNQFLARGPSHRLAAEQIRDLALTASGLLNDELGGPPVSPYQPGVDLWKESNGMSPPYQQSVGKALYRRSLYSVWKRTAPLPNMMAFDTTTREVCTVKRSRTNTPLQALVLLNDIQFIEASRVLAQRLLKDHADAPLDTAFLRLTGREPDALERTILQKLYADEQQFYRENPSAATELLSVGEAKLANDVAPIQLAALTNVCQAILNLDATIWKR; from the coding sequence ATGTTACGCACCGCACTTTTCACGTTGCTGAGCGGCTTATCGGTCGTCTTAGCGGCCCCCGGCCTATCGGCAAAAGAGCTCGATTTCAACCGCGACATCCGTCCTATCCTGTCGGACAAATGCTATTTTTGTCACGGCCCCGACGCCAACACGCGTGAGGCGGGTTTGCGGTTGGATTCCCGCGACCAAGCGATCGACGTGATCGAATCAGGCGACCTTGTCGACCGGATTACCAGCGATGATCCCGACATGTTGATGCCGCCGCCGGGATCGAAGATCGAGTTGACGGAACAAGAAAAAGCGACGATCCAAATTTGGATCGAGCAGGGCGCTGCGTACGATCGTCACTGGGCGTTCGAGCTGTTGCCGGATGCGGTAGACGTTCCTGAGGTAGCCGAAGCGGGTTGGTGCCGAGAAACGTTGGACCGGTTTGTCTTGGCCCGCTTGGAAAGTGAGCACATGGCGCCTAGCCCCGAAGCGACACCGCTGCGTTGGCTGCGACGGGTCACGTTTGATTTGACAGGGCTGCCGCCAACGGCCGAGCAAATCACCGATTTTCAAGCCGCGTTGCAAACATCGGGTGAACAAGCGTACGAAGACGCCAGCGAATCGCTATTGAATTCGCCGGCATTTGGCGAGCACATGGCAGTCGCGTGGCTTGATGCCGCTCGCTATGCCGATTCCTACGGTTACCAATCGGACAAACTCAATACGCAGTGGCCTTATCGCGATTGGGTGGTCCAAGCATTCAACGAGAACCTTCCTTACGACCAATTTTTGACATGGCAAATTGCCGGCGATCTGCTTGAAAATCCCACTCGCCAACAACGGGTCGCCACGGCGTTTAATCGCATTCACCGGCTGAACAACGAGGGCGGTGCGGTGTTTGAAGAATGGCGAATCGAAAACGTTGCCGATCGCGTTCATACCTTCGGCACCGCGGTACTAGGATTGACGATGGAGTGTTGCCGATGCCACGACCACAAGTACGATCCGATCCCGATGCGTGACTACTATTCGATGTCGGCTTTCTTCAATTCGATTGATGAAAGCGGGGTGTATGACCGCACTGAAAAAGTTCCGTGCCCTTCGCTGCTGTTGCCAACGGATGAACAGCAGTTAGCGTTTGAGGCCACGAAACGCAACTTGGCTGAGGCCGAGCAAGCGTACCAACGTTCACTCGCCGAAGCACGCAGTCGCTGGGAATCATGGATGCCCGAGTCGATCGAGCGGCTTCAGATTCCTGATCTTCGGTTGGCCCTATCCTTTGACCGCGACTTCGACAACTCGCTCAAAACCATCTATCACCCATCGCAGTTGGACCGAGCCTGGACCACGATGCCGGAATTGGTCGAGGTCCACGATGCACCAGTCGCCCGTCTCGATCCGCATTTGGCCGCGGACACCCAGGATACCAAAACGCCACCGCCGCGACGGGCACTGAAACTCGATGGCGAGCGTGGGGTGACAACGCACGGGATCACTCCGTTTGATCGCTGGTTGCCAATGTCGGTGATCGTGACGATGCGTGAGACGAAACGCAGCCCGCTGCGGAGCTTGATCGCCCATCACACTCGCGGTACCGATTGCGGATACAACGGCTGGGATTTGACGATTGAAAACGGTCACCTCGAATCGAGGATGGCGCGAGTTTGGCCAGGAAATGCGATCAGCGTCCGCACGGTCGATCCAATCCCGCAGGATGTTTGGCACCAAGTTACCGCCACCTACGATGGATCGTCGACTGCGGCGGGACTGAAGCTATACCTCAACGGTCAACCGCTGCAGACCACGATCGTACGTGACCGCTTGAAGAAAAGCTGCAACGTAATCGTCGACCACGGCGGCGAATTTGTTGTCGGCCAACGATTTCGAGCTCGTGGTTTGGACGGTGGTTTGATCGATGATGTCCGCATTTACGACCGTGCCTTGACGGAATTGGAAATGCAAACTCTGGCTGGACAAAACGACAAAACCGACCGCGACAAACCAAGTTTTCAGTACTATGCGTCCGCGATTGACGAAGCGACCCGCGCGGCAATGCAATCGTTGACCGATGCTCGCAAGGCGTTTGTGATGGCTGAAGAGGTCATGAATGAAATTCCCATCATGGAAGAAACCGATGAACCGCGAGCGGCATACGTGCTTGCCCGTGGCGAGTATGATGCGCCGCAAACCGATGAAACGCGAGTCACCCGAGAAACACTTTCCGGGATTCCGCTGGCGTTTCCTGAGCATGCCCCACGGAACCGCTTGGGATTGGCCCGCTGGGTAACCGACCCCAAACATCCGCTCACGGCACGCGTGGCGGTCAACCGATTGTGGGGCAATTTCTTCACAGCCCCACTGGTGCGGACGCCCGAGAACTTTGGTTCCCAGGGCGATTTGCCGACGCATCCCAAACTGCTCGATTGGCTCGCACGTGACTTCATCGAGCATGGATGGGATGTCAAACGATTTTGCAAAAACATTGTACTCTCGGCCACCTATCGCCAGGATTCGGCTGCCGCGCCGGTGCAGATCGAAGCGGATCCAACGAACCAATTTCTAGCCCGCGGACCGTCCCATCGCTTGGCAGCCGAACAGATTCGCGATCTAGCGTTAACCGCTTCGGGGTTACTGAACGACGAACTTGGCGGGCCTCCGGTATCACCGTATCAACCCGGCGTGGATCTTTGGAAAGAATCCAATGGCATGTCGCCGCCGTACCAACAATCCGTTGGCAAGGCACTGTACCGCCGCTCGCTGTACTCGGTTTGGAAACGAACTGCTCCGCTGCCGAACATGATGGCGTTCGACACGACCACCCGCGAAGTGTGTACGGTAAAACGTTCGCGAACCAATACGCCGCTACAAGCACTGGTACTGCTGAACGACATCCAGTTCATCGAAGCATCGCGAGTGTTGGCTCAGCGGCTGCTCAAAGACCACGCCGACGCTCCACTAGACACGGCGTTCCTGAGATTGACGGGACGCGAACCGGATGCTCTCGAGCGAACGATTTTACAGAAACTGTACGCGGACGAGCAGCAGTTTTACCGCGAAAACCCGTCGGCCGCGACGGAATTGTTGTCGGTGGGTGAAGCCAAACTGGCGAACGACGTCGCCCCCATTCAACTCGCCGCGCTGACAAACGTATGTCAGGCAATCTTAAACCTCGATGCCACCATTTGGAAACGATAA
- a CDS encoding AraC family transcriptional regulator — MENTRMREDFFARLGPSDQAFALFDHLPGLSFFVKDRRGRFMALNRRGCEYCGVVCEAEAIGKTDHDFFPKSRADEYRADDVAVMQSGEAIVNRVESAPEDAGSPRLVMTSKVPLRDRRGRVIGVAGFSRQIERIQTPSGTVDAFANVIAHLHTHFADNLSTQQLADMAGLSVSHFERRFRHAFGASPRQYLVRVRVEHAAKLLRETEQTVSEIAHACGFYDHAHFSRSFRRRMNCSPSQYKRR; from the coding sequence ATGGAAAATACCAGGATGCGAGAGGACTTTTTTGCTCGACTCGGTCCGAGCGACCAAGCGTTCGCGTTGTTTGACCATTTGCCTGGGCTGTCGTTTTTCGTCAAAGACCGTCGCGGTCGATTCATGGCGCTGAACCGCCGCGGATGTGAGTATTGCGGAGTGGTTTGCGAAGCCGAGGCGATTGGCAAAACGGATCACGATTTCTTTCCCAAATCGCGTGCCGACGAGTACCGCGCCGATGATGTTGCGGTGATGCAATCGGGTGAAGCGATCGTCAATCGTGTCGAAAGTGCACCCGAAGACGCCGGGTCGCCTCGTTTGGTGATGACCAGCAAGGTTCCGCTGCGGGATCGGCGGGGTCGCGTGATCGGAGTGGCGGGATTTTCACGCCAGATCGAGCGGATCCAAACGCCCTCGGGGACCGTCGACGCGTTTGCCAATGTGATTGCGCATCTACACACTCATTTTGCTGACAATCTTTCCACGCAGCAGCTTGCTGATATGGCGGGGTTGTCCGTCAGCCATTTCGAGCGACGTTTTCGCCATGCGTTTGGCGCGTCGCCTCGACAATATTTGGTTCGCGTGCGGGTCGAGCACGCAGCGAAGCTGTTGCGAGAAACTGAGCAAACGGTATCCGAAATCGCTCACGCTTGCGGATTCTATGACCACGCTCACTTCAGCCGCAGCTTTCGCCGGCGGATGAACTGTTCTCCATCACAGTACAAGCGTCGCTAA
- a CDS encoding DUF1501 domain-containing protein, giving the protein MSLDPLAVNRRHFFKHSCTGVGVAALASLLGRETLATAAPHRGATGPHFAPKAKRIIYLFQSGGPAQQDLFDYKPLLNKMNGQELPAEVRGQQRLTGMSVNQSSLPIAGSHFKFSQHGESGAWLSDLLPYHRDIVDDVCFVKSMHTEAINHDPAITMFQTGSQIAGRPSLGSWLSYGLGSENEDLPAFIVLVSANQGGQPLYARLWGNGFLDSKYQGVQFRGGSDPVLYLSNPSGIPSSRRRAQLDAIKTLNQHQFEKELDPEIESRISQYEMAFRMQTSVPDAADFSDEPESTFELYGEDAKKPGTFAANCLLARRLAQRDVRFIQLYHQGWDQHSNLPKQIKDQATETDQASAALVKDLKRLGLLDDTLVIWGGEFGRTSYTQGVLTHDNYGRDHHPRCFTTWLAGGGIKPGITYGATDEFGYNVVENGVHVHDFNATLLHLMGIDHERLTYKYQGRRFRLTDVHGHVLDDIIA; this is encoded by the coding sequence ATGTCACTGGATCCCTTGGCCGTGAACCGGCGTCATTTTTTCAAGCACAGCTGCACCGGAGTCGGGGTGGCGGCGTTGGCGAGTTTGTTAGGCCGTGAGACGCTTGCGACCGCCGCGCCGCATCGCGGTGCGACCGGCCCCCACTTTGCCCCCAAAGCGAAGCGGATCATCTATCTGTTTCAATCGGGCGGACCCGCGCAGCAGGATTTGTTCGATTACAAACCGCTGCTCAATAAAATGAATGGCCAGGAATTGCCGGCCGAAGTCCGTGGTCAACAGCGGTTAACGGGAATGTCCGTCAACCAATCGTCGCTGCCGATTGCGGGATCTCATTTCAAGTTTTCTCAGCACGGCGAAAGTGGTGCTTGGCTGAGCGATCTGCTGCCCTATCATCGTGATATCGTGGATGACGTCTGCTTCGTCAAGTCGATGCATACCGAGGCGATCAACCATGACCCGGCGATCACGATGTTTCAAACCGGTTCTCAAATCGCAGGCCGGCCATCGCTCGGATCGTGGCTGTCCTACGGATTAGGCAGCGAGAACGAGGACTTGCCCGCGTTCATCGTGTTGGTCTCGGCCAATCAGGGCGGCCAACCGCTGTACGCGCGTTTGTGGGGCAATGGATTTTTGGATTCCAAATACCAAGGCGTCCAATTTCGCGGCGGTAGCGACCCTGTGCTGTATTTATCGAATCCGTCCGGCATTCCCTCGTCCCGTCGCCGCGCCCAATTGGATGCGATTAAAACGCTAAACCAACACCAATTCGAGAAGGAATTGGATCCCGAAATCGAATCGCGAATCTCGCAGTATGAAATGGCGTTTCGAATGCAAACCAGCGTGCCCGATGCCGCCGATTTTTCGGATGAGCCCGAATCGACGTTTGAACTTTATGGCGAAGACGCCAAGAAACCGGGCACGTTTGCGGCGAACTGTTTGTTGGCAAGACGTCTAGCCCAACGTGACGTGCGATTCATCCAGTTGTACCATCAGGGCTGGGATCAACACTCGAACCTGCCGAAACAAATCAAGGACCAAGCTACGGAAACCGATCAAGCATCTGCTGCCTTGGTGAAGGACCTAAAACGGCTCGGACTGCTCGACGATACGCTGGTGATTTGGGGCGGCGAGTTCGGTCGCACCTCGTACACCCAAGGCGTACTGACCCACGACAACTATGGCCGAGACCATCATCCCCGCTGCTTTACCACGTGGTTGGCTGGCGGCGGCATCAAACCAGGAATCACGTATGGGGCAACCGATGAATTCGGCTACAACGTCGTCGAAAACGGCGTTCACGTGCATGATTTCAACGCCACGCTTTTGCATCTCATGGGCATCGACCACGAACGACTAACCTACAAATACCAGGGTCGACGTTTCCGATTGACCGACGTTCACGGTCATGTACTCGACGACATCATTGCTTGA
- a CDS encoding DinB family protein encodes MPGLMDDLYAYNDWANDKVIALCSDLSDAQLDSPRQMGFGSLRATLFHILTAEVIWMERWQGVPWRPFPKDPEGMSVAAIADALKQVAQQRRELIDAERASRWSRRVQYRDSKQTPYDHCLSDLLLHVVNHGVHHRAQALNYLKQFDRTVVAGIDYLFYRLSKHAVAQSPEAEASLRAYGLEVSEPSDKGCPWDAQWNTRLFQYNDWATQKVLEFAASLTDEQLDRDFVIGPGSIRKTLLHLMDAEAWWITNWNEGPRPFPHTPESTSVAELSKTWPEFISQRNAFIATVDDNEAQRVVEIAAGGPHTRFRVGESIPHLALHGTHHRAQLINMFRHVGAAWTNIDLLYAIDDLAEPTVKQ; translated from the coding sequence ATGCCGGGATTAATGGACGATCTTTACGCCTACAACGATTGGGCAAACGACAAGGTGATTGCACTTTGCAGCGACCTTTCCGATGCACAGCTTGATAGTCCACGTCAGATGGGGTTTGGATCCCTTCGCGCGACGCTGTTTCATATTCTGACCGCCGAAGTGATTTGGATGGAACGGTGGCAGGGTGTACCGTGGCGGCCGTTTCCCAAAGATCCCGAGGGAATGTCCGTCGCGGCGATCGCAGACGCACTAAAACAGGTCGCTCAGCAGCGACGCGAACTGATCGACGCCGAACGTGCGAGCCGCTGGAGCCGCCGTGTTCAGTATCGCGATAGCAAACAAACGCCCTATGACCATTGCTTGAGCGATTTGTTACTTCACGTCGTCAATCATGGTGTTCATCACCGGGCCCAAGCGCTGAACTACCTGAAACAGTTCGATCGTACCGTGGTCGCCGGAATTGATTATCTGTTCTATCGACTTTCCAAACATGCCGTGGCTCAAAGCCCCGAAGCAGAGGCAAGTTTACGAGCCTATGGCTTAGAGGTTTCTGAGCCTAGCGACAAGGGATGTCCGTGGGACGCCCAGTGGAATACTCGCCTATTTCAATACAACGACTGGGCAACTCAAAAGGTGTTGGAATTTGCGGCATCGCTAACCGATGAACAGCTCGATCGTGATTTCGTGATCGGCCCAGGTTCGATTCGCAAGACGCTTTTGCACCTGATGGATGCCGAGGCATGGTGGATCACGAATTGGAACGAAGGGCCTCGGCCGTTTCCCCACACTCCCGAAAGCACAAGCGTGGCGGAGTTAAGTAAAACATGGCCTGAATTCATCTCGCAGCGGAACGCGTTTATCGCCACGGTCGATGACAACGAGGCGCAGCGAGTGGTCGAGATCGCCGCCGGTGGTCCCCACACGCGTTTTCGTGTCGGAGAATCCATCCCGCATCTCGCTTTGCACGGCACCCATCACCGTGCTCAATTGATCAACATGTTCCGTCATGTCGGTGCGGCATGGACCAACATTGATCTGTTGTACGCGATCGATGATCTTGCCGAACCAACCGTCAAGCAATGA
- the purB gene encoding adenylosuccinate lyase: MSTDLPNILASRYASEAMVKIWSPANKVVLERELWIAVLEAQKDLGVHVPDGVIDAYRSVIDKVDLFAIDARERVTKHDVKARIEEFNELAGHEHIHKGMTSRDLTENVEQLQIRSALNLVRDRIVTALSLVAERAAEYSELAIAGRSHNVPAQVTTVGKRFANIAEELLVAHERIENLLVRYPLRGIKGPVGTQQDMLDLFQGDAGKLDQLDSRIAKSLGFESCFDSVGQVYPRSLDFDVISALTQLSSAPANFARTLRLMAGAELATEGFKPGQVGSSAMPHKMNARSAERIDGFNVILRGYLTMVGGLLGDQWNEGDVSCSVVRRVAIPDAFLAIDGQLETFLTVLVDYGAYPAVIDRELRRYLPFLATTKILVAAVKSGVGRETAHEAIKEHAVAAALAMRESGRDDNDLIARLAADDRIPMDAEALNAAIGDPKQFIGNASTQVQNVITRIEAITRKNPEAASYRPGSIL; the protein is encoded by the coding sequence GTGTCGACCGATCTACCCAATATCCTTGCATCGCGTTACGCAAGTGAAGCGATGGTGAAAATCTGGTCGCCCGCAAACAAGGTGGTTCTTGAACGTGAATTGTGGATTGCCGTATTGGAGGCTCAAAAGGACCTCGGGGTTCACGTCCCCGATGGGGTGATCGACGCCTACCGCTCGGTCATCGACAAGGTTGATTTGTTTGCCATCGACGCTCGCGAACGCGTTACCAAACACGATGTCAAAGCTCGTATCGAAGAATTCAACGAATTGGCGGGGCACGAGCATATTCATAAAGGAATGACATCGCGTGACTTGACCGAAAACGTCGAGCAGCTGCAAATTCGTTCCGCTCTGAATTTGGTTCGTGATCGCATTGTCACCGCACTTTCGTTGGTGGCCGAGCGAGCGGCAGAGTACAGCGAATTGGCCATTGCCGGTCGCAGCCACAATGTTCCCGCGCAGGTCACGACGGTCGGCAAACGGTTCGCCAACATCGCCGAAGAGTTGTTGGTCGCCCACGAGCGAATTGAGAACTTGTTGGTCCGCTACCCGCTGCGAGGCATCAAGGGCCCTGTGGGAACCCAGCAAGACATGCTCGATTTGTTCCAAGGCGACGCTGGCAAACTCGACCAATTGGACAGCCGGATCGCAAAATCACTGGGCTTTGAATCGTGTTTCGATTCGGTCGGGCAAGTGTATCCACGATCACTCGACTTTGATGTGATCTCGGCACTGACCCAGCTATCGTCGGCGCCAGCCAACTTTGCTCGCACATTGCGATTGATGGCGGGAGCGGAATTGGCGACCGAAGGATTCAAACCGGGCCAAGTCGGATCGTCGGCGATGCCCCACAAGATGAACGCACGCTCGGCGGAACGGATCGACGGATTCAACGTGATTTTGCGTGGTTATTTGACGATGGTTGGCGGATTGCTCGGCGATCAGTGGAACGAAGGGGACGTCAGCTGCAGTGTCGTCCGCCGCGTGGCGATTCCGGATGCGTTCTTGGCGATCGACGGACAACTTGAAACGTTCCTCACCGTGCTGGTCGATTACGGTGCATACCCGGCCGTGATCGATCGCGAATTGCGTCGCTACCTACCATTTTTGGCGACGACCAAGATCCTTGTCGCCGCCGTCAAATCGGGCGTGGGGCGTGAAACGGCACACGAAGCGATCAAAGAACACGCCGTTGCCGCGGCGCTTGCCATGCGTGAAAGCGGCCGCGATGACAACGATTTGATCGCACGCTTGGCCGCAGACGATCGCATCCCAATGGACGCCGAAGCTCTGAATGCGGCGATCGGAGACCCGAAGCAATTCATCGGCAATGCATCGACTCAGGTGCAAAACGTGATCACGCGAATCGAAGCGATCACTCGCAAAAATCCGGAAGCGGCCAGCTACCGCCCCGGCTCAATCTTGTAG
- a CDS encoding fatty acid desaturase, translated as MSLHNHADFRSVLWVALAITLVVIQYSDPSWVIYLSPISCYLAIACGTISHNHNHRATFKSPRWNHFFGHILTLFYGYPTLMWVPTHNLNHHQFVNRPGDATATWRYTNKHSIWVVLSYPFVSGYFQSFPIREYIEKVKTRKPKLYARIRFQYVVWMGGYVGLGVLAAVLYHNQQTGLGLYLWFFSVILPAILSSTVIMFFNFIQHIHTDAWSEHDHSRNFTGWWFNFLFFNNGYHTAHHDHPGMHWSELPSAHAAIAATINPRLNERNLFWFVFRQYVLAPLFPSLGTHQIGPVPGEGHKPKTPQVELPEPTAEVVGRDA; from the coding sequence ATGTCACTACACAACCACGCCGATTTTCGATCGGTTTTATGGGTCGCTCTCGCCATTACCTTGGTGGTGATTCAGTACAGCGATCCGAGTTGGGTGATTTATTTGAGTCCAATCAGCTGCTATCTGGCGATTGCGTGTGGGACGATCTCTCATAATCACAATCATCGCGCCACTTTCAAATCGCCGCGTTGGAATCATTTCTTTGGCCATATCCTGACCCTTTTCTATGGCTACCCGACGCTGATGTGGGTCCCGACCCACAACTTGAACCATCACCAATTCGTAAACCGTCCCGGCGATGCGACGGCGACGTGGCGTTACACCAACAAACACAGCATCTGGGTCGTCCTGAGTTATCCGTTTGTCTCCGGCTATTTTCAAAGCTTTCCGATTCGCGAGTACATCGAAAAGGTCAAAACCCGCAAACCCAAATTGTACGCCCGCATCCGTTTTCAATACGTCGTTTGGATGGGCGGTTATGTCGGGCTTGGCGTATTGGCCGCCGTGCTCTACCACAATCAACAAACGGGGCTCGGTTTGTACTTGTGGTTCTTCTCGGTGATCTTGCCGGCGATTTTGTCGAGCACGGTGATCATGTTCTTTAATTTCATCCAACATATCCACACGGATGCTTGGTCCGAACATGACCATTCGCGAAATTTCACCGGATGGTGGTTCAATTTTCTGTTCTTCAACAATGGCTACCACACCGCCCACCACGATCACCCCGGAATGCACTGGAGTGAATTACCAAGTGCACATGCCGCGATCGCGGCGACAATTAATCCTCGACTAAACGAACGAAATCTGTTCTGGTTTGTGTTTCGCCAATATGTCCTGGCGCCGCTGTTTCCCTCGCTGGGCACTCACCAAATCGGGCCCGTTCCAGGCGAAGGCCACAAGCCAAAGACGCCGCAAGTGGAGCTTCCCGAGCCGACCGCTGAGGTCGTGGGCCGTGATGCGTAA